A window from Plasmodium gaboni strain SY75 chromosome 9, whole genome shotgun sequence encodes these proteins:
- a CDS encoding hypothetical protein (conserved Plasmodium protein, unknown function), producing the protein MNGHNIFQHFMRNIFFKHRFKVASKNVVEKRKKGLGGIMLLSSPILFEVNNKEEENTPKSEYIFLAGKSIDFLTQKIFENEFGTSILYVAFFVAYLSLLVHDNKINLMVQKLKYKYXXXXXXXXXXXSFNKKQTNKQINEQINNQINEQINEQINEQINEQINEQINEQINEHICNI; encoded by the coding sequence ATGAATGgacataatatttttcaacATTTTATGAGgaatatattctttaaGCATAGATTTAAAGTTGCAAGTAAGAATGTTGTggaaaaaagaaaaaaaggTTTAGGAGGAATAATGTTATTAAGTTCTCCCATATTATTTGAagttaataataaagaagaagaaaatacTCCTAAGAgtgaatatatatttttggCTGGAAAAAGTATTGATTTTTTAACTCagaaaatatttgaaaatgAATTTGGTACTTCCATTTTATATGTCGCATTTTTTGTAGCatatttatctttattagttcatgataataaaattaatttaatggtacagaaattaaaatataaatatgNNNNNNNNNNNNNNNNNNNNNNNNNNNNNNAATCctttaataaaaaacaaacaaataaacaaataaatgaacaaataaataaccaaataaatgaacaaataaatgaacaaataaatgaacaaataaatgaacaaataaatgaacaaataaatgaacaaataaatgaacatatatgtaatatttaa
- a CDS encoding putative transcription factor with AP2 domain(s): protein MKWKWHTTKNICTLTNVFLSKHPYKPKTREIIHPHMTPPEHLAPSDCFEAKTGELQQYIPNNYYRVKWIESLRSGEYLGEDYPWNLLPNWKYWRKRKYNVKYEEIPWFISKVKGVSYYKRLNVWMVQWVENGVHRIRRFRCAFGLLQAKLAAEQFRKKLEEAGRVDNRKTERQIRMDYIQKKDERLLRKKKYSKISKGQF from the coding sequence atgaaatgGAAATGGCATACTACAAAGAATATATGTACTTTGACAAATGTGTTTTTATCAAAACATCCTTATAAGCCTAAAACGAGGGAAATTATTCATCCTCATATGACTCCACCAGAACATTTGGCACCATCAGATTGTTTTGAAGCGAAAACAGGTGAATTGCAGCAGTATATTCCGAACAATTATTATCGTGTTAAATGGATTGAGTCTTTAAGAAGTGGTGAATATTTAGGGGAGGATTACCCATGGAATTTGCTTCCAAATTGGAAATATTGGAGAAAACGAAAGTACAATGttaaatatgaagaaattCCTTGGTTTATTTCGAAGGTAAAGGGAGtttcttattataaaaGATTAAATGTGTGGATGGTCCAATGGGTGGAAAATGGGGTACATCGAATCAGAAGGTTTAGGTGTGCATTTGGTTTATTACAAGCCAAGCTGGCTGCTGAACAATTCAGGAAAAAATTGGAAGAGGCAGGTAGAGTTGATAACAGAAAAACGGAAAGGCAAATTAGAATGGATTACATACAAAAGAAGGATGAGAGATTATTgagaaagaaaaaatattcaaagATATCCAAGGGGCAATTTTGa
- a CDS encoding putative vacuolar ATP synthase subunit e, which produces MVNFILNEAKDKAHEIEAKALEDFNIEKLRIVQKMKEKIRVEFQKKAKQMEIKRSIARSSAINKARLKKMCAKDQVFKEIYKISSDKLNDLYKDKDKYKNLIVDLIVQSLFYMQEPHVIVRCRDIDKAIVESSLNEAVSKYTDKLKKQFNITKTVKIELDKSGNYLPPPPTPDNEGNSCLGGIILTTPNRKINCDNTLDVRLKLAIEYCTPEIKRMFFENA; this is translated from the coding sequence ACATGAAATTGAAGCAAAAGCTTTAGAAGATTTTAATATTGAAAAATTAAGAATAGTTCAAAAGATGAAAGAAAAGATACGTGTAGAATTTCAGAAAAAAGCTAAACAAATGGAAATTAAAAGATCTATTGCTAGATCATCAGCTATAAACAAAGCTAGATTAAAGAAAATGTGTGCAAAAGATCAAGtttttaaagaaatatataaaattagtagtgataaattaaatgatttatataaagataaagataaatataaaaaccTTATTGTAGATTTAATAGTACAATCTTTATTCTATATGCAAGAACCACATGTTATTGTTCGATGTAGAGATATAGACAAAGCTATTGTTGAAAGCTCATTAAATGAAGCTGTTTCAAAATATACAgacaaattaaaaaaacaattcAATATCACAAAAACAGTTAAAATAGAATTAGATAAATCAGGAAACTATCTACCACCACCACCTACACCAGATAATGAAGGAAACTCATGTCTTGGAGGTATTATCTTAACTACACCaaatagaaaaattaattgTGATAATACTTTGGATGTACGTCTCAAACTAGCCATCGAATATTGTACACCagaaattaaaagaatGTTTTTTGAAAACgcataa